GCGACGGCGGTCTTCAGGCCGGAGAACGAGAAGTCGTAGGCGGGGTCGCTCGCCGTGCTGAGGCCGCGCGGGAAGGCGATGGCCCTGCCGTCGCCGTCGCGGGCCATCCGGTCGACCACCGGGCCGCCGGGGAAGCCGAGGCCGAGCACCCGGGCGACCTTGTCGAAGGCCTCGCCGGCGGCGTCGTCGATGGTGGCGCCGAGCGGGCGGACGTCGCTGGTGATGTCGGTGGACATCAGCAGCGAGGAGTGGCCGCCGGAGACCAGCAGCGCCATGGTCGGCTCGGGGAGCCGGCCGTGCTCCAGCTGGTCGACGCAGATGTGCGAGGCGAGGTGGTTGACCCCGTACAGCGGCTTGTCGAGCGCCCAGGCGTAGGCCTTGGCGGCGGAGACGCCGACCAGCAGGGCCCCGGCCAGGCCGGGGCCGGCGGTGACGGCGATGCCGTCGAGGTCGGAGGCCTTGACGCCGGCGGTGTCGAGAGCCCGCCGGATGGTGGGGACCATCGCCTCCAGGTGGGCCCGGCTGGCGATCTCGGGGACGACGCCGCCGTACCGGGCGTGGTCGTTGACGCTGGAGGCGACGGCGTCGGCGAGCAGTGTGGTGCCGTGGACGATGCCGACGCCGGTCTCGTCGCAGGAGGTCTCGATACCGAGGACGAGCGGTTCGTCAGCCATTCTTCGGGTCCTTCGCATCGTGCGGGGGTGGTCGAGTCGCATGACGAGCGCGTCGACGTTCGCGGGCTGGTAGTAGCCGCGGCGGACGCCGACCGGGCGGAAGCCGAAGCGCTCGTAGAGCCGCTGGGCGCGCAGGTTGTCCACCCGGACCTCCAGCAGCAGTTCGGTGCAGCCGCGGGCGGCGGACTCCTCGACCAGGTCGGTGAGCAGCGCCGCGCCCAGGCCGCGGCCCTGGATCCGGTCGTCGACGGCGATGGTCTGGACGTCGCCCTCGACGCCGACCGTCATGAGGCCGGCGTAGCCGACGACGGTGCCGTCGGGTGCGGCGGCGACGGTGTAGTGCCGGGTGCCGCCGGGGTGGGCCTCGGCCAGTTCGGACCAGTACATGCCGCGCGACCAGGCGTCCTCGGGGAACAGCCGCAGTTCGAGGTCCATCACCGGTTCGATGTCCCACCAGCGCATCGGCCGGAGGGTGATCGCGGTCATGCCGGGAGCACCGCCTTGTAGCCGGCCGGGACCTGGGCGTCCGGGCGGCGCAGGTAGAGCGGGCTGTTCGGCAGCAGTTCGCGGCCGGCCGCGAGCTCGCCGGCGGCGAAGTCGGCCAGCGCGCCGGCCGAGACGTGCTCCGGTCCGGCGGCGCCGGGGAAGGTGTCGGGGTACAGCAGCGCGCCGGCGCCGACGGACCGCTCGGGGGCGGCCAGCTCGGCCGGGCGGTCGACGGACGGGCCCGCGGTGCGGGCGCCGTCGGCGTCGTAGGAGGCCCAGTAGACCTCCTTGCGGCGGGCGTCGGTGGCGACGGTGAACGGCCCGGTGAGGCCGTCGCGGCGGGCCTGGTGGGCGATCGCGTCGAGGGTGCAGACGCCGTGCACGGGCAGGCCGAGCGCGTGGCCGAGGGCAGCGGCGGTGACCAGGCCCACCCGCAGGCCGGTGTAGGGGCCGGGGCCGACACCGACGGCGATCGCGGTGATCTCGCGCTTGTCGACGCCCGCGGCGGCCAGGACCTCGCCGATGGTGGGCAGCAGGAGTTCGCCGTGCCGTCTGGCGTCGACCTGGTAGGACTCGGCGATGACGGTGGCGCCGTCGTGGACGGCGGCGGTGACGGCGGGGGTGGCGGTGTCGAACGCGAGCAGCAGCACGCGTCCAAGGTTAGACCGACGGGGGCGCGGCGGTGGACGGGCCCGGGGGCCGCGCGGGCACGGGCGGGGCGTTCAGGGCCCGGTGAGCCGCTCCAGCAGGGCCATCGCGGCGATGACGGTGCGGCGCTCCTCGTCGGTGCAGCGGTCCTGCAGGGCCCGGGCGAGCCATTCCTCGCGGGCCTGCCGGTCGCCCTCGACGAGCTCGCGGGCGGCGCCGGTGAGGCTGACGAGCTGTCGGCGGCCGTCCTCGGGGTCGGGCCGGCGCTGCACCAGCCCGCGTTCCTCCAGGGCGGCGAGGGTGGCGGCGACGGACTGCGGGCGGACGCGTTCGGCGGCGGCGAGGGCGCTGGCGGAGGCGGGGCCCTCCTTGCTGAGCCGGCTGAGGACGGAGGCCTGGGACGGCGTCAGTTCGTTGCTGTCGCGGATCTCCCGGAGCCGGCGGCGCAGCCGGCCGAACACGACCCGCAGGTCGCTCGCCGCGCGGGCCGCCGACTCGGAGATGCCGTCGATGGTCTCGTCCATGCCCCCAGGATAGGGCCATCAGCCCGAACTGTTCAGTCCGGACTTATCATATGGCCCGGTATTCCTGACGGCCCGTCGGGCCGTTCCGTCCCCACCAGGGGAACACACCATCGGATCGCGCCGGTTCGGCGACCGGGACCTGGCACGATGGAGCCCACACACACGCGGGGGCGAGCGGCGGGAGCGTACGTGGTGAGGATGGGCCCTGGCGCCGTGGTCGTCGGCCTGACGGCCGCGGCCATGGCGGTGGTGACACTGCTGGCCGTGCAGGCCGAGGGCGCCCGGTCGGACACCGCGGCGCGGCCTGCGGCCTCGGGCAGCACGGCCCCCTCGCCCAGCACCGGCCCCGCGCCCACCGCGCCCGCCCTGCCGGCCTCGTCCGGCACCGGCTACCGGGTGGTCTACTCGATCGGCGCCCGCCGGGTGTGGCTGGTCGACCCCAACAAGGACCAGCAGATCCAGGCGTCCTTCGCGGTCACTCCGGGTTCGGTGGAGCCCACGCCGGGCTCGTACAGCGTCTACAGCCGCGCGGCCACCGGGAAGGGCACCGACGGGCGGCAGATCGAGCACGTGGTGCGGTTCACCCAGCAGAGTGGCGTGGTGTTCGGCTTCAGTGCGGCGCTGGACGGCGCGACGCCGCCGGCCGACACCAAGGTGCACACCGGCGGCATCCGGACGGCACGCGCCGACGGACAGCTGATGTGGGACTTCGCCCCGACCGGCACCCGGGTCGTGGTGACCGGCTGACGAGGGCGGTCAGGCGGCGCGCGGCGGGGCGGCCGGGCGTGCGCCGCGCTTCACGGG
The Kitasatospora paranensis genome window above contains:
- the tsaD gene encoding tRNA (adenosine(37)-N6)-threonylcarbamoyltransferase complex transferase subunit TsaD is translated as MADEPLVLGIETSCDETGVGIVHGTTLLADAVASSVNDHARYGGVVPEIASRAHLEAMVPTIRRALDTAGVKASDLDGIAVTAGPGLAGALLVGVSAAKAYAWALDKPLYGVNHLASHICVDQLEHGRLPEPTMALLVSGGHSSLLMSTDITSDVRPLGATIDDAAGEAFDKVARVLGLGFPGGPVVDRMARDGDGRAIAFPRGLSTASDPAYDFSFSGLKTAVARWVEARRRAGEEVPVADVAASFQEAVTDVLTRKAVRACKDNGVDHLMIGGGVAANSRLREMAQQRCDKAGIVLRVPRPGLCTDNGAMVAALGSEMVRRGRTPSAFDLSADSSLPVTETHVPHTDLHAAAHESLR
- a CDS encoding MarR family winged helix-turn-helix transcriptional regulator; protein product: MDETIDGISESAARAASDLRVVFGRLRRRLREIRDSNELTPSQASVLSRLSKEGPASASALAAAERVRPQSVAATLAALEERGLVQRRPDPEDGRRQLVSLTGAARELVEGDRQAREEWLARALQDRCTDEERRTVIAAMALLERLTGP
- the tsaB gene encoding tRNA (adenosine(37)-N6)-threonylcarbamoyltransferase complex dimerization subunit type 1 TsaB, which encodes MLLLAFDTATPAVTAAVHDGATVIAESYQVDARRHGELLLPTIGEVLAAAGVDKREITAIAVGVGPGPYTGLRVGLVTAAALGHALGLPVHGVCTLDAIAHQARRDGLTGPFTVATDARRKEVYWASYDADGARTAGPSVDRPAELAAPERSVGAGALLYPDTFPGAAGPEHVSAGALADFAAGELAAGRELLPNSPLYLRRPDAQVPAGYKAVLPA